In Streptomyces sp. NBC_01426, one genomic interval encodes:
- a CDS encoding GNAT family N-acetyltransferase, translated as MLQIPSRVELHPLTLADQDEFCTLVRASSELHLPWMRLPTNAQEFTDWMRRFDDGTNQGFLVRVRDTGAAAGTVNINSIIRGRYQGASLGYAAFAPSAGQGYMTEGVAATMRYAFTDLRLHRLEAGIQPANKASLAVVQRLGFQYEGLAPAYLYIDGAWRDHERWSITAPSPWTPDPSLPEV; from the coding sequence ATGCTCCAGATACCGTCGCGGGTCGAACTGCACCCGCTCACCCTCGCCGACCAGGACGAGTTCTGTACCCTCGTCCGGGCCAGCTCCGAACTGCACCTGCCGTGGATGCGACTGCCGACGAACGCGCAGGAGTTCACGGACTGGATGCGCCGTTTCGACGACGGCACCAACCAGGGCTTCCTGGTCCGCGTGCGAGACACCGGAGCAGCCGCCGGCACGGTCAACATCAACTCGATCATCCGGGGGCGCTACCAGGGCGCGTCCCTCGGCTATGCGGCCTTCGCCCCGTCGGCAGGGCAGGGGTACATGACCGAAGGGGTCGCCGCCACGATGCGGTACGCGTTCACGGATCTGCGGCTCCACCGGCTGGAGGCCGGCATCCAGCCGGCGAACAAGGCATCTCTGGCCGTGGTCCAACGGCTGGGCTTCCAGTACGAGGGGCTGGCGCCCGCCTACCTCTACATCGACGGCGCCTGGCGGGACCACGAACGCTGGTCCATCACCGCACCGAGCCCCTGGACACCCGATCCGTCGCTTCCCGAGGTCTGA
- a CDS encoding GAP family protein gives MVLDLVVIGTAITLGPLHNSAFILLLSSRRGVRKGLAFLLSWLANLVVVIACVLLLTGGEPPARHTTPSTAVSCAKLAIGLGLVLYGANRRRRPPRPHGPPRWTAKVDDASLATAAGLAWLFQPWALVGAGAATVVAADLSSLTDWLVLTGYCLLATLSLVAMEMYKVWAPAAAEARLNGLRTWTERHQDQLIVTLSLLVGLWLTARSVYELVV, from the coding sequence ATGGTTCTCGATCTGGTCGTGATCGGTACGGCCATCACGTTGGGACCTTTGCACAACAGCGCGTTCATCCTGCTGCTCTCCTCGCGACGCGGGGTTCGCAAGGGCCTGGCGTTCCTCTTGTCGTGGCTCGCCAACCTGGTTGTGGTGATCGCTTGCGTGTTGCTGCTGACCGGTGGGGAGCCCCCCGCCCGCCACACCACCCCGTCGACCGCCGTTTCGTGTGCGAAGCTCGCCATCGGCTTGGGGCTGGTGCTCTATGGCGCGAACCGGCGGCGCCGGCCACCCCGCCCGCATGGTCCGCCGCGCTGGACCGCCAAGGTGGACGACGCTTCACTGGCCACGGCCGCCGGGCTGGCCTGGTTGTTCCAGCCCTGGGCGCTGGTCGGAGCCGGGGCCGCGACGGTCGTCGCCGCGGACCTCTCCTCCCTCACGGACTGGCTCGTGCTGACGGGCTACTGCCTGCTGGCCACGCTCAGCCTCGTCGCCATGGAGATGTACAAGGTCTGGGCGCCGGCGGCCGCGGAGGCCAGGCTGAACGGCCTGCGCACCTGGACCGAGCGGCACCAGGACCAGCTGATCGTCACGCTCTCCCTGCTCGTCGGCCTGTGGCTGACGGCGCGGAGCGTCTACGAGCTGGTCGTCTGA
- a CDS encoding Rrf2 family transcriptional regulator, producing MSASSRMTVATHALTWMALVCPQRADGIVTSDQIADSVNTNPVVIRRILGSLRDAGLVVSQRGQGAGWRLARTPESTTLRDAYLAVEPDPLIALHAATPNQKCPVGRGLPPVLREAYSRAEESMKAELAAVTVADVLRETVA from the coding sequence ATGAGCGCGAGCAGTCGCATGACCGTGGCCACGCACGCGTTGACCTGGATGGCGCTGGTCTGCCCCCAGCGAGCCGACGGCATCGTGACGTCCGATCAGATCGCCGACAGCGTCAACACCAACCCCGTCGTCATCCGCCGCATCCTCGGCAGCCTGCGTGACGCGGGCCTGGTCGTCTCGCAGCGCGGCCAGGGTGCGGGCTGGAGGCTGGCCCGCACCCCGGAGTCGACCACGCTGAGAGACGCCTACCTGGCCGTCGAGCCCGATCCGCTCATCGCGCTGCACGCCGCGACTCCCAACCAGAAGTGCCCCGTCGGCCGCGGCCTCCCGCCTGTGCTGCGGGAGGCCTACAGTCGCGCGGAGGAGTCGATGAAGGCCGAACTGGCCGCGGTCACCGTCGCCGACGTCCTGAGGGAGACGGTTGCCTGA
- a CDS encoding GNAT family N-acetyltransferase: MITTKRLRLRPLTDADTDWWVHLHADNEVNRFVGGYTHRQAAARLRDIHRQWTRRGHGLCAVELKSTGQAIGRCGLNWWEQFGETEIGWTFARTHWGRGYATEAAQAVLTWGFGPLRLERITAMIHHDNTASAAVAQRLGFAPLREDTVLGRACTVYALDRDDFPCP, from the coding sequence GTGATCACCACGAAACGCCTCCGACTGCGCCCGCTCACCGACGCCGACACCGACTGGTGGGTACACCTCCACGCCGACAACGAGGTCAACCGGTTCGTCGGCGGCTACACCCACCGGCAAGCCGCAGCGCGCCTGCGCGACATCCACCGGCAGTGGACCCGGCGCGGCCACGGACTGTGCGCCGTCGAACTGAAAAGCACCGGTCAGGCCATAGGACGCTGCGGCCTGAACTGGTGGGAGCAGTTCGGCGAGACCGAGATCGGCTGGACCTTCGCCCGCACGCACTGGGGACGGGGCTACGCCACCGAAGCAGCCCAAGCCGTTCTGACCTGGGGTTTCGGCCCGCTGAGGCTGGAACGGATCACCGCCATGATCCACCACGACAACACTGCCTCGGCCGCCGTCGCCCAGCGCCTCGGATTCGCGCCACTGCGCGAGGACACCGTCCTCGGCCGCGCCTGCACCGTCTACGCCCTGGACCGAGACGACTTCCCCTGTCCCTGA
- a CDS encoding PadR family transcriptional regulator produces the protein MSLRHALLGLLSERPASGYDLLKRFETSLANVWPATQSQMYTELSKLAENGLISVSAQGPRGRKEYTLTDDGLAELRHWLTETKPQRNSRSDILLRVFFLNVITPDQARSYLTDLMELSEQEHEALHRLADSIDWGDDPLSVNGKIALEYGLRFNAMRREWAAWAVDQIRQNEGATPQDSAEEARA, from the coding sequence ATGAGCCTTCGACACGCCCTCCTCGGACTCCTGTCAGAGCGCCCCGCCAGCGGCTACGACCTGCTGAAGCGCTTCGAGACCTCTTTGGCCAACGTCTGGCCCGCCACACAGAGCCAGATGTACACAGAGCTGTCCAAGCTCGCCGAGAACGGACTGATCAGCGTCTCGGCCCAAGGACCGCGCGGCCGAAAGGAGTACACCCTCACCGACGACGGCCTGGCGGAGCTGCGCCACTGGCTGACGGAGACCAAGCCGCAACGCAACAGCCGAAGCGACATCCTGTTGCGGGTCTTCTTCCTCAACGTGATCACCCCCGACCAGGCGCGGAGTTACCTCACCGACCTCATGGAGCTGTCGGAGCAGGAGCACGAGGCCTTGCATCGACTGGCCGACTCCATCGACTGGGGCGACGACCCGCTCTCGGTGAACGGCAAGATCGCCTTGGAGTACGGCCTCCGCTTCAACGCGATGCGCCGCGAGTGGGCCGCGTGGGCGGTCGACCAGATCCGCCAGAATGAGGGTGCAACCCCGCAGGATTCCGCTGAGGAGGCGCGGGCTTGA
- a CDS encoding methyltransferase domain-containing protein, producing MATTPGREAPAVDVLVDGLLAAIAQQLDAPLPARLREAFHRVDRQRFLPDRMWLRDGSGGYEPVDRATEPDRWTTAAYSDEPLVTRFTDGLPSSSASMPSMVARMLLLAGLPERSAGQKTAGTRVLELGAGTGYNAGLLCVLVGDGRVTTVELDPVLAAEAQENLKATGFAPTVVMGDAADCRLPGDAYDVVLATFSVDRIPPAWLTQVRPGGRIVTPWTSAWCTYGTLALTAHQHGRAEGRFHSFASFMRMARSDTVRPGPAPEPTAHESGVGGAVRSSTRLSPWTVAGGDLDTEFHVGLTVPGTSFAWDTSGEHAPTRLQVADTTGSWATVDHDGRTSAAFTVTQAGPRRLWDEITAAHAEWERLGRPGVDRYGLTITGHATTAWVDSPATAVAAL from the coding sequence GTGGCCACCACCCCGGGCCGGGAGGCCCCCGCCGTCGACGTGCTGGTCGACGGGCTGCTCGCCGCGATCGCCCAACAGCTGGACGCGCCCCTGCCCGCCCGTCTGCGGGAGGCGTTTCACCGCGTGGACCGGCAGCGGTTCCTGCCCGATCGGATGTGGCTGAGGGACGGATCCGGCGGCTACGAGCCCGTCGACCGTGCCACCGAGCCCGACCGGTGGACGACCGCGGCCTACTCGGACGAACCGCTCGTCACGCGATTCACGGACGGGCTGCCGTCCTCGTCGGCGTCGATGCCCTCGATGGTCGCGCGCATGCTGCTCCTGGCCGGCCTCCCTGAACGTTCCGCAGGCCAGAAGACTGCCGGCACCCGTGTGCTGGAGTTGGGTGCCGGCACCGGCTACAACGCCGGCCTGCTGTGCGTGCTCGTGGGCGACGGGCGGGTGACCACCGTCGAACTCGACCCCGTGCTCGCCGCCGAGGCGCAGGAGAACCTGAAGGCGACCGGGTTCGCGCCGACGGTCGTGATGGGCGATGCCGCCGACTGCCGGCTGCCGGGCGACGCCTACGACGTCGTCCTCGCCACGTTCTCCGTCGACCGGATCCCGCCCGCCTGGCTCACCCAGGTCCGGCCCGGCGGCCGGATCGTGACCCCGTGGACCTCGGCCTGGTGCACGTACGGCACCCTCGCCCTGACAGCTCACCAGCACGGCCGCGCGGAAGGCCGGTTCCACTCCTTCGCCTCCTTCATGCGGATGGCACGCTCCGATACGGTCCGGCCCGGCCCGGCGCCGGAACCGACCGCGCACGAGAGCGGCGTCGGCGGAGCCGTGCGATCGTCCACGAGGCTGTCGCCGTGGACCGTCGCGGGCGGTGATCTCGACACGGAGTTCCACGTCGGCCTCACGGTTCCCGGCACCTCCTTCGCCTGGGACACCAGCGGTGAACACGCCCCCACCCGCCTCCAGGTCGCCGACACCACCGGCTCCTGGGCGACGGTCGACCACGACGGCCGCACCTCGGCCGCCTTCACGGTCACCCAGGCAGGACCCCGACGCCTCTGGGACGAGATCACCGCAGCACACGCGGAGTGGGAGCGGCTCGGCCGACCTGGCGTCGACCGCTACGGCCTCACCATCACAGGGCACGCCACCACGGCGTGGGTGGACTCTCCCGCGACGGCCGTGGCTGCCCTCTGA
- a CDS encoding alpha/beta fold hydrolase, producing the protein MPRINVSTDKDHSVELHFEDFGRGRPVVLVHGWPLSGRSWEPQVGPLVEAGYRVITYDRRGFGSSTQPWEGYDYDTLAADLDALLTDLDLRDATLVGFSMGGGEVVRYLHNYGSSRVRQAVLAAAVPPYLHKSADNPDGGLDDAAITQFEDGVRGDRPAFLEGFVTGFFQAGEKTDLVSAAQHRYHVHLAEGASPQGTLDCIKAFARTDFRDDLARIDVPTLIVHGSQDAIVPFEVSGKRSHEALPGSTLALIEGAPHGLNLTHAQEFNRHLIDFLAK; encoded by the coding sequence ATGCCGCGCATCAACGTAAGCACCGACAAGGACCACAGTGTCGAGCTCCACTTCGAGGACTTCGGCCGAGGTCGCCCGGTCGTTCTCGTCCACGGCTGGCCGCTGAGCGGCCGCTCTTGGGAGCCGCAGGTCGGCCCACTGGTCGAGGCGGGCTACCGCGTGATCACCTACGACCGCCGCGGGTTCGGTTCCTCCACGCAGCCGTGGGAGGGCTATGACTACGACACCCTGGCCGCCGACCTGGACGCACTCCTGACTGATCTCGACCTGCGCGACGCCACCCTGGTCGGGTTCTCCATGGGAGGTGGAGAGGTGGTTCGCTACCTCCACAACTACGGCAGCAGCCGTGTCCGCCAGGCGGTCCTTGCCGCAGCGGTGCCTCCGTACCTCCACAAGAGCGCCGACAACCCCGACGGTGGGCTCGACGACGCCGCGATCACCCAGTTCGAGGACGGCGTCCGCGGCGACCGGCCCGCGTTCCTGGAGGGCTTCGTCACCGGCTTCTTCCAGGCCGGCGAGAAAACGGACCTCGTCAGCGCGGCCCAGCACCGCTATCACGTCCACCTGGCGGAGGGTGCCTCACCCCAGGGGACGCTGGACTGCATCAAAGCCTTCGCCCGTACGGACTTCCGCGACGACCTCGCCCGGATCGACGTGCCCACCCTGATCGTTCACGGCTCTCAGGACGCCATCGTGCCCTTCGAAGTCAGCGGCAAGCGGTCCCACGAGGCCCTGCCGGGCAGCACCCTCGCCCTGATCGAGGGGGCCCCGCACGGACTGAACCTCACCCACGCGCAGGAGTTCAACCGGCATCTGATCGACTTCCTCGCGAAGTGA
- a CDS encoding DUF4331 domain-containing protein, whose translation MRRDGGSQSRGTPLKSISARPRSRRVLDQSLLVLGAGALATGLTALTLAPGVSVASSHREAPLIAGDPRADNTDVYAYTSLDRPDSVTLLANWIPFEEPNGGPNFYAFGEDLRYNIKIDNTGDGVSDITYTWRFHNSYRDAANQFLYNTGPVTSLNDPDLNFRQVYDLVISHGDESRVLLSNVPAAPSRVGPASMPNYASLRNQAIRNIPGGGKTFAGQAEDPFFADLRVFDLLYGGNLSERGQDTLAGYNVNSVALQIPKAQLALKGNPGRNPVIGVWSTTDRQGVQVSDSRDKHGDKWKQVSRLGNPLVNEVVVPLKYKDAFNTLNPDQDRTVQPVVDKVLDPILPKLIQQVYNIPAPATPRRDLFEIYLTGICKACGPIQADLNAHRLNKDARLKQIVPAEELRLNMGVRPTANPNRYGVLAGDLAGFPNGRRLTDDVIDISLQAVEGAAQTGQLVPALADGDRVNANEVPFGTSFPYLALPHTKSVNSGPNAPERSGGKNAAALGGLGALLLGVGGYRLRRNRKTS comes from the coding sequence ATGCGGCGCGATGGGGGTTCGCAGTCGAGAGGAACACCCTTGAAGTCCATCTCCGCACGGCCCCGTTCGCGGCGTGTGCTCGACCAGTCCCTCCTCGTCCTGGGCGCCGGCGCCCTCGCGACCGGCCTCACCGCCCTCACCCTCGCCCCGGGAGTGAGCGTCGCCTCCAGCCACCGCGAGGCCCCGCTGATCGCCGGCGACCCGCGTGCGGACAACACCGACGTGTACGCGTACACCAGCCTCGACCGCCCCGACTCGGTCACGCTCCTCGCCAACTGGATCCCCTTCGAGGAGCCCAACGGCGGCCCGAACTTCTACGCGTTCGGCGAGGACCTCCGCTACAACATCAAGATCGACAACACGGGTGACGGTGTCTCCGACATCACCTACACCTGGCGCTTCCACAACAGCTACCGCGACGCCGCCAACCAGTTCCTCTACAACACCGGCCCGGTCACCTCGCTGAACGACCCGGACCTCAACTTCCGCCAGGTCTACGACCTCGTGATCTCCCACGGCGACGAGAGCAGGGTCCTGCTCTCCAACGTCCCCGCCGCCCCCTCCCGCGTCGGCCCGGCCTCCATGCCGAACTATGCCTCCCTGCGCAACCAGGCCATCCGCAACATCCCCGGCGGCGGCAAGACCTTCGCAGGCCAGGCCGAGGACCCGTTCTTCGCCGACCTGCGCGTCTTCGACCTCCTCTACGGCGGCAACCTGTCCGAGCGCGGCCAGGACACCCTCGCCGGCTACAACGTCAACTCCGTCGCCCTGCAGATCCCCAAGGCGCAGCTCGCGCTGAAGGGGAACCCCGGCCGCAACCCGGTGATCGGCGTGTGGTCCACGACCGACCGCCAGGGCGTGCAGGTCTCGGACTCCCGGGACAAGCACGGCGACAAGTGGAAGCAGGTCTCTCGCCTGGGCAACCCCCTTGTGAACGAGGTCGTCGTCCCGCTGAAGTACAAGGACGCCTTCAACACTCTCAATCCGGACCAGGACCGCACCGTCCAGCCGGTCGTGGACAAGGTCCTCGACCCGATCCTGCCCAAGCTCATCCAGCAGGTCTACAACATCCCCGCTCCTGCCACCCCCCGGCGGGACCTGTTCGAGATCTACCTGACGGGCATCTGCAAGGCGTGCGGTCCGATCCAGGCCGATCTCAACGCCCACCGCCTCAACAAGGACGCGCGGCTGAAGCAGATCGTCCCGGCGGAGGAACTGCGCCTGAACATGGGCGTGCGGCCGACCGCCAACCCCAACCGCTACGGCGTCCTCGCCGGTGACCTGGCGGGCTTCCCCAACGGCCGCCGCCTGACCGACGACGTCATCGACATCTCCCTCCAGGCCGTCGAAGGCGCCGCCCAGACCGGGCAGCTGGTCCCGGCCCTCGCCGACGGCGACAGGGTCAACGCCAACGAGGTCCCGTTCGGCACTTCGTTCCCCTACCTGGCGCTCCCCCACACCAAGTCCGTGAACAGCGGACCGAACGCGCCCGAACGTTCCGGCGGCAAGAACGCGGCAGCCCTGGGCGGCCTCGGCGCCCTGCTCCTCGGTGTCGGCGGATACCGCCTGCGCCGGAACCGCAAGACCAGCTGA
- a CDS encoding tetratricopeptide repeat protein has translation MHRPEEKPTPSIRHRRHLRTTAITIALGVAVFTVGAVGLPPSRTGTPDAPASASSSAGPARGIEALRERVKRLPKDPVSWADLGMSLVQQARTTADQASYAQAETALRRSLALQPADNLHAEIGMGALAAARHQFRDALGWARKAIVTSPATPASYGVLADAHTQLGQYGEAEDAVQKMADLRPDSSSLARASYTFELRGDIVRAKALMERALRAAGTPGERAFAYTHLSSLALDSGEPATALRQAEAGLAIAPRDAGLLEARAKARVATDDREQAVADYTTAVAVAPLPQYLLELGELQQSLGHSTAAEAQYAVLRAQERIRRAGGASADVDAIYFEADHGHPRQAVTMAEAAARERPFLAVHDAYAWALHRAGRDGEALAQAEQALALGTRSALFLYHRGAIHQALGDITAARSDLEQALAIDPSFHPLHAPAAREAIRRIDDTP, from the coding sequence GTGCACCGGCCCGAAGAGAAGCCCACCCCCTCGATCCGGCACCGCAGACACCTGCGCACCACCGCGATCACCATCGCCCTGGGCGTGGCCGTCTTCACCGTCGGCGCCGTCGGTCTCCCCCCGTCGAGGACCGGCACACCGGACGCCCCCGCATCCGCTTCGAGTTCCGCGGGCCCGGCGCGCGGCATCGAGGCGCTGCGCGAGCGCGTCAAGCGTCTGCCGAAGGATCCGGTCAGCTGGGCAGACCTCGGTATGTCCCTGGTGCAGCAGGCCCGTACCACCGCCGACCAAGCCTCCTACGCGCAGGCAGAGACGGCCCTGCGCCGCTCGCTGGCACTCCAGCCGGCGGACAACCTGCACGCCGAGATCGGCATGGGCGCCCTCGCCGCAGCCCGCCACCAGTTCCGCGACGCCCTCGGCTGGGCCCGCAAGGCGATCGTCACCAGCCCCGCCACCCCTGCCTCCTACGGCGTCCTGGCCGACGCCCACACCCAGCTCGGCCAGTACGGGGAAGCCGAGGACGCCGTCCAGAAGATGGCGGACCTGCGCCCGGACAGCTCCTCGCTGGCCCGCGCCTCCTACACCTTCGAACTGCGCGGCGACATCGTCCGGGCCAAGGCCCTGATGGAACGGGCGCTACGCGCGGCAGGCACCCCGGGCGAGCGCGCCTTCGCCTACACGCACCTGTCCTCCCTTGCCCTGGACAGCGGCGAACCGGCCACCGCTCTGCGTCAGGCGGAGGCCGGGCTGGCCATCGCGCCGCGCGACGCGGGCCTGCTGGAGGCCCGGGCCAAGGCACGCGTGGCCACGGACGATCGCGAGCAGGCGGTCGCCGACTACACCACGGCCGTTGCAGTGGCCCCGCTCCCGCAGTACCTGCTGGAACTCGGCGAACTCCAGCAGTCGCTCGGCCACTCCACCGCGGCCGAAGCGCAGTACGCGGTCCTGCGCGCCCAGGAGAGGATCCGCCGGGCCGGCGGCGCCTCCGCCGACGTCGACGCGATCTACTTCGAGGCCGACCACGGCCACCCCCGGCAGGCCGTGACCATGGCCGAAGCCGCCGCGAGGGAGCGGCCGTTCCTCGCCGTCCACGACGCCTACGCCTGGGCCCTGCACCGTGCCGGACGCGATGGCGAAGCCCTCGCACAAGCCGAGCAGGCACTCGCGCTCGGTACGCGCAGTGCTCTGTTCCTCTACCACCGCGGCGCCATCCACCAAGCCCTCGGCGACATCACGGCGGCCCGGAGCGACCTCGAACAGGCGCTGGCCATCGACCCTTCCTTCCACCCGCTCCACGCCCCCGCGGCGCGCGAAGCGATCCGGCGAATCGACGACACCCCATGA
- a CDS encoding HoxN/HupN/NixA family nickel/cobalt transporter, with protein sequence MNFPTRRRLAAAPLAAALLTSFALLASASPAAAHPLGNFTVNYATSLTLRPQAVEAEIVVDRAEIASAQERPLIDQDHNGSITADEQSVYADEACATLAGQLAADVSGVSIRWGRGAGRLTFHTGEAGLKTSRLTCRLTADARLTPPSRVRVVTHYDTRRIGWHEITARGEGLTLTDSTVPATSTTNQLRRYPQDPLAAPLDQHTAELRTAPGQGPAARIVPPGLPGAGPVTAALNKVSDLFDTLVGSRELTVPVGLLALLLAVVLGASHAAMPGHGKTIMAAYLAGRRGTRRDAFTVGATVTLTHTAGVLALGLALPLATHLAGETVLTWLGVASGLLVTAIGVQLLHSAIRGRPLQHGHSHSHGHHHHGDHGHGHVGDHGHGHVSPTILPSSRRAPDSGAADGTTVVLTKAATVLPHGHHHHGEANVHHPHDADHHHTHAPAGRKRWSLIGVGVAGGLVPSPSALVVLLGAVALGRTAFGVLLVIGYGLGMAATLTLAGLLLVRLRDRITARTADKASARLKALGRIGPAATSTLVLIVGVGITARSFVGM encoded by the coding sequence ATGAACTTCCCCACCCGCCGGCGCCTGGCCGCCGCCCCGCTCGCGGCCGCCCTGCTCACCTCGTTCGCCCTCCTCGCCTCGGCCTCGCCTGCGGCCGCGCATCCGCTGGGCAACTTCACCGTCAACTACGCGACCAGTCTGACCCTGCGCCCACAGGCGGTGGAGGCGGAGATCGTGGTCGACCGTGCCGAGATCGCCTCGGCACAAGAGCGCCCGCTCATCGACCAGGACCACAACGGATCCATCACCGCGGACGAGCAGAGCGTGTACGCGGACGAGGCATGCGCCACACTCGCCGGGCAACTGGCAGCCGACGTGAGCGGCGTGAGCATTCGATGGGGCCGGGGCGCCGGCAGGCTGACTTTCCACACGGGTGAGGCCGGGCTGAAGACCAGTCGCCTCACCTGCCGACTCACCGCCGACGCGCGGCTCACCCCGCCTTCGCGCGTCCGCGTGGTCACGCACTACGACACCCGGCGCATCGGCTGGCACGAGATCACCGCCCGCGGCGAAGGCCTCACCCTCACCGACTCCACCGTCCCTGCGACCTCAACCACCAACCAGCTGCGCCGATACCCGCAGGATCCTCTCGCCGCCCCGCTGGACCAGCACACCGCCGAACTGCGGACCGCCCCGGGGCAGGGCCCCGCGGCGCGGATCGTGCCGCCCGGCCTGCCCGGCGCGGGCCCCGTCACCGCCGCGTTGAACAAGGTCTCCGACCTCTTCGACACTCTCGTCGGCAGCCGCGAACTGACCGTCCCCGTCGGCCTCCTCGCCCTGCTCCTCGCCGTGGTCCTCGGCGCCTCCCACGCGGCGATGCCCGGCCACGGAAAGACGATCATGGCCGCCTACCTGGCCGGACGTCGCGGCACCCGGCGCGACGCGTTCACCGTCGGCGCCACCGTGACCCTGACCCACACGGCGGGCGTCCTCGCCCTCGGCCTGGCCCTCCCGCTCGCCACCCACCTCGCCGGGGAAACCGTCCTCACCTGGCTCGGCGTCGCCAGCGGCCTCCTCGTCACCGCCATCGGCGTCCAACTCCTGCATTCCGCCATCCGCGGCCGCCCCCTCCAACACGGCCACAGCCACAGCCACGGACATCACCACCACGGCGACCACGGGCACGGGCACGTGGGAGATCACGGGCACGGCCACGTGTCGCCGACCATCCTGCCGTCCTCACGCCGAGCACCTGACAGCGGTGCGGCCGATGGCACCACCGTCGTCCTGACCAAAGCCGCCACCGTGCTCCCGCACGGCCATCATCACCACGGCGAAGCCAACGTCCATCACCCTCACGACGCCGACCACCACCACACCCACGCTCCGGCAGGGCGAAAGCGCTGGAGCCTGATCGGAGTCGGCGTCGCGGGCGGTCTCGTCCCCAGCCCGTCGGCACTGGTCGTCCTCCTCGGCGCCGTCGCCCTCGGCCGGACGGCTTTCGGCGTCCTCCTCGTCATCGGCTACGGCCTCGGCATGGCCGCCACGCTCACCCTCGCCGGCCTCCTCCTCGTTCGGCTGCGCGACCGCATCACCGCCCGCACCGCCGACAAGGCCTCCGCCCGGCTGAAGGCGCTCGGGCGCATCGGACCAGCTGCGACCTCGACTCTCGTCCTCATCGTCGGTGTCGGAATCACCGCCCGTTCCTTCGTCGGCATGTGA
- a CDS encoding class I SAM-dependent methyltransferase, which produces MSTSERQVDGCPEPWNSDPYAGAIHSPVGDVTLRDAEGWSFPLDVGRWSGQADPADEAVLERYTGPILDVGCGAGRLVEAFARRGHAVLGVDVSPAAVISTVCRGGHARSGSVFDPLPDEGSWGTALLIDGNIGIGGDPRHLLRRLHDLVRPGGRLIVEASPSDVDERRRVRIHVGRQAVSPVFSWATVGTRAVERHGRLSGWAPIERWTSLSGERHFVALRACA; this is translated from the coding sequence GTGAGTACCTCTGAACGGCAAGTGGACGGCTGTCCTGAGCCTTGGAACAGCGACCCCTACGCGGGGGCGATCCACTCCCCCGTCGGGGACGTGACGCTGCGGGACGCCGAGGGCTGGTCCTTCCCGTTGGACGTCGGCCGGTGGTCGGGCCAGGCGGACCCGGCGGACGAAGCCGTACTGGAGCGGTACACGGGGCCGATCCTGGACGTCGGGTGCGGAGCCGGGCGCCTCGTCGAGGCGTTCGCCCGGCGCGGCCACGCCGTCCTCGGCGTCGACGTGTCCCCGGCGGCCGTCATCTCCACGGTGTGCCGGGGCGGCCACGCGCGCAGCGGTTCGGTCTTCGACCCGCTACCGGACGAGGGGAGCTGGGGGACCGCGCTCCTCATCGACGGGAACATCGGCATCGGCGGTGACCCCCGGCACCTCCTGCGGCGCCTCCACGACCTCGTGCGCCCAGGAGGTCGACTGATCGTGGAAGCGTCACCCTCTGACGTGGACGAACGACGCCGGGTGCGGATCCACGTCGGCCGTCAGGCGGTCAGCCCCGTCTTCTCCTGGGCCACCGTCGGCACGCGGGCTGTGGAACGGCACGGCCGGCTGTCGGGCTGGGCACCCATCGAGCGGTGGACCAGTCTCTCGGGCGAGCGTCACTTCGTGGCCTTGCGGGCCTGCGCCTGA
- a CDS encoding MarR family winged helix-turn-helix transcriptional regulator: protein MLLSRHQVLARRERDPDRLERSAYLLLCRINTEGPMSIGQLAEAFGLDTSTVNRQTAALLRCGLAERVADPDGGMARKLCITVEGARRLAEDREVNQSCLARVVGDWSPEEVRELENLLVRLNRSAEALEGRFWPRTEEDAPRAACRPPLPHESLTPAPQAPAP from the coding sequence ATGCTGCTCTCGCGACACCAGGTGCTTGCCCGGCGCGAGCGCGACCCCGATCGCCTGGAGCGATCGGCGTACCTCCTGCTGTGCCGGATCAACACGGAAGGCCCCATGTCCATCGGGCAGTTGGCGGAGGCCTTCGGACTCGACACCTCGACCGTGAACCGCCAGACGGCCGCGCTGCTGCGCTGCGGACTGGCCGAGCGCGTCGCGGACCCCGACGGCGGCATGGCCCGCAAGCTGTGCATCACCGTTGAAGGGGCGCGCCGGCTCGCCGAGGACCGTGAGGTCAACCAGTCCTGCCTGGCCCGAGTGGTCGGCGACTGGTCCCCTGAGGAAGTACGGGAGCTGGAGAACCTCCTGGTCCGGCTCAACCGCAGCGCCGAGGCCCTCGAAGGACGGTTCTGGCCGCGCACGGAGGAAGACGCTCCCCGCGCAGCGTGCCGCCCGCCGCTCCCGCACGAATCCCTGACCCCTGCCCCGCAGGCCCCCGCCCCGTAG